Proteins encoded by one window of Paenibacillus urinalis:
- a CDS encoding DUF2798 domain-containing protein, which yields MKLNKKYETIIFTFFMAFGMSCLMSFVMMSINYGFHDSFLMIWMRSWGIAFLLAFPVAYFLPKGIRRVMKRIQFVEYTRDTPQSTELK from the coding sequence ATGAAGCTGAACAAAAAGTACGAAACGATTATTTTTACCTTTTTTATGGCGTTCGGAATGTCATGTCTGATGTCATTTGTCATGATGTCCATTAATTACGGGTTCCATGATTCCTTCTTAATGATATGGATGCGTTCTTGGGGTATTGCCTTTTTGCTGGCCTTTCCTGTCGCCTATTTTCTTCCGAAAGGGATCCGCAGAGTGATGAAGAGAATCCAGTTTGTGGAATATACGAGAGATACACCGCAGAGCACAGAACTGAAATAA
- a CDS encoding SDR family oxidoreductase codes for MNPFSPDLLRDKVIIVTGGATGLGQAMSEQFAELGAKLAICGRRQTALDQAAEVFRSKGQDIYVQSCDVRDPVQVSEFVKAVYSHYGKVDILVNNAAGNFISPTERLSHRAVDSILGIVLHGTFYMTLEVGKQWIELRHPGTILNIVTTYASTGSGYVTPSAAAKAGVLALTRSLAVEWAPYGIRQVAIAPGAFPTDGADSRLSPTPELQQQLIDRIPIKRAGSKEELTHLAAFLISDYAGFINGEVITIDGGEWLQGAGQFNGLSEVTDEQWDELARMTRNGK; via the coding sequence ATGAATCCTTTTTCACCCGACTTGTTAAGAGACAAAGTCATTATCGTTACGGGAGGTGCTACCGGCCTCGGCCAGGCCATGAGTGAGCAATTCGCAGAGCTTGGTGCCAAGCTCGCCATATGCGGAAGAAGACAGACAGCCCTGGATCAAGCGGCTGAGGTGTTTCGCTCTAAAGGTCAGGACATCTATGTACAATCCTGTGATGTAAGAGACCCTGTTCAAGTGAGTGAATTTGTGAAAGCGGTTTATTCTCATTACGGAAAAGTTGATATTCTTGTCAACAACGCAGCAGGCAACTTCATAAGTCCAACCGAGCGATTGTCTCATCGGGCAGTAGATTCCATTCTTGGCATCGTGCTGCATGGTACCTTCTATATGACCCTTGAAGTCGGCAAACAATGGATTGAGCTTCGTCATCCTGGAACGATACTGAACATTGTAACGACTTATGCTTCAACGGGATCGGGCTACGTAACCCCTTCTGCTGCAGCCAAAGCAGGCGTGCTTGCCCTTACTCGTTCACTAGCGGTGGAATGGGCGCCTTATGGAATTCGTCAGGTTGCCATTGCACCGGGAGCATTTCCAACCGATGGTGCAGACTCAAGACTCTCTCCCACACCTGAGCTCCAGCAGCAATTGATTGATCGCATCCCTATCAAACGCGCTGGCAGTAAGGAGGAGCTTACTCATTTGGCGGCCTTTCTTATATCAGACTATGCAGGCTTCATTAACGGTGAAGTCATAACGATTGATGGCGGTGAATGGCTGCAGGGAGCAGGACAGTTTAACGGGCTATCAGAAGTGACGGATGAACAGTGGGATGAGCTGGCTAGAATGACACGCAACGGTAAATAA
- a CDS encoding TerB N-terminal domain-containing protein produces MSNNDRIRFAEFDLSGNERDVPIAPIEANSTDIKHNNSSSSDSTYNRTLNLPIDDLDIPDVLIWEEAKTEKPPKEGYAELSKMQDDRQNQSDKLPIQEVPYRESVRQIYAPKEAVPQVNWEQDFRYISREQQFVHTAKELSGHTAEQASFVPFHSYWPTYDQMRPEQYQWYFYWRSEVRMGHYPVTDLSYLFVYIYELINGIGWVDPTDGWERLNKVWQAYRKHHPKLDNYMREWLYDFATLHQLGYVPPPMHKKLPRNMSNELKELEWKRRFTAEPVELSWDNLFVMLDYDPERSRFYIESGRYEMTRFTPKVIALVDQYLYRSHGARLIQRFEPQSWRVKRTLFKSALYDSDIYGRTITVDYVPISEHKPLRAYLTQLVRFTENKLRELKGFKGRLRGIELEQDVEELISRYLAKEMNALQAETARAVKPQIHINHHKLERLARESNEVRDMLMLGVDDEEQAVNTSSKAQIKHRGHNRLMEHSGSQAASLKRETGGQQIIQAVMDFDAPAPLSVDEIEEVNLVSAVVAENQVEEQPAVVWNVEELDEEWRDFAASLQHTHLEILLALKNSHGAQALQAAASRAGSMPAVLIEEINEAAMEHIGDLIIDEDMIVEDYMSMLDKLCSGE; encoded by the coding sequence ATGAGTAACAACGATCGGATCCGGTTTGCCGAATTTGATCTGTCAGGAAATGAACGGGATGTTCCCATTGCTCCAATTGAAGCCAATTCCACGGATATTAAGCATAACAATTCTAGTTCTAGTGATTCCACATATAATCGAACCCTTAATTTGCCGATAGATGATCTGGACATTCCAGATGTGCTGATCTGGGAGGAAGCGAAGACTGAGAAACCACCTAAGGAAGGTTATGCAGAGCTCAGTAAAATGCAGGATGACCGTCAGAATCAGTCAGATAAACTACCTATTCAAGAGGTTCCTTATAGGGAATCTGTTCGTCAGATTTATGCCCCTAAGGAAGCTGTACCCCAGGTGAACTGGGAACAGGATTTTCGGTATATATCCCGTGAGCAGCAGTTTGTACATACAGCCAAAGAGTTGTCCGGGCATACTGCTGAGCAGGCCTCGTTTGTTCCTTTTCACAGCTACTGGCCGACTTATGACCAGATGAGACCTGAGCAATACCAGTGGTATTTTTACTGGAGATCTGAAGTGCGGATGGGTCATTATCCAGTGACGGATTTGTCCTATCTGTTTGTGTATATATACGAGCTTATTAACGGGATAGGCTGGGTTGACCCTACCGATGGCTGGGAGCGGCTTAATAAGGTATGGCAGGCTTACCGTAAACATCATCCGAAGCTGGACAACTACATGAGAGAATGGCTCTATGATTTTGCGACGCTGCATCAGCTGGGTTATGTCCCGCCTCCTATGCATAAGAAGCTGCCTCGCAACATGTCGAATGAATTGAAGGAGCTGGAATGGAAACGGAGATTCACCGCTGAACCGGTAGAGCTGTCTTGGGACAACCTTTTTGTCATGCTGGATTATGATCCTGAACGAAGCCGGTTTTATATCGAGAGTGGTCGATATGAGATGACGAGATTTACTCCGAAGGTCATTGCCCTTGTTGATCAATATTTATACAGATCCCATGGAGCCCGGCTGATCCAGCGCTTTGAACCCCAGTCTTGGCGTGTGAAACGGACGCTGTTCAAGAGTGCACTATATGATAGTGACATCTACGGACGAACGATAACCGTTGACTATGTTCCCATCAGCGAGCATAAGCCGCTAAGAGCTTATCTCACTCAGCTAGTACGGTTCACTGAGAATAAGCTGCGAGAATTGAAAGGATTTAAAGGCCGACTAAGAGGGATTGAGCTGGAACAAGATGTGGAGGAGCTTATTTCACGCTACTTGGCAAAAGAAATGAACGCACTCCAAGCCGAAACAGCTCGGGCAGTTAAGCCACAGATCCACATCAATCACCACAAGCTTGAGCGCTTAGCACGTGAATCCAATGAAGTAAGAGATATGCTGATGCTTGGCGTAGATGATGAAGAGCAGGCAGTGAATACATCCAGTAAGGCACAGATTAAACATAGAGGACATAACAGATTAATGGAACATAGCGGCTCCCAAGCAGCTTCCTTGAAGCGCGAGACTGGAGGACAGCAGATTATTCAGGCCGTTATGGACTTTGATGCACCTGCTCCTCTATCTGTAGACGAAATTGAAGAAGTGAATCTCGTATCAGCTGTTGTTGCGGAGAATCAAGTGGAAGAGCAGCCTGCTGTGGTATGGAACGTGGAAGAGCTTGATGAGGAATGGAGAGATTTTGCCGCTAGCTTACAGCATACACATCTCGAAATTTTGCTCGCACTTAAGAACAGCCATGGTGCACAAGCGCTGCAGGCTGCTGCCAGCAGAGCAGGCTCCATGCCCGCTGTGTTGATTGAGGAGATTAATGAAGCCGCAATGGAGCATATCGGAGACTTGATCATTGATGAGGACATGATTGTCGAAGATTATATGAGTATGCTGGACAAGCTATGTTCCGGAGAATGA
- a CDS encoding cache domain-containing protein → MFKLRTVLVFAFTVIVIMLTLIMGSILSHRAENSLQKEIGQSLANIAYQMSDKLDNFMWSRQGEVEMLAATYTLAQNNEISEIQKLMGQLQTSFPSFSWIGYMNVNGDVMAATDGILVGSNISERPVFKEGIKGKFIGDVHDAVLLAKLLPNPSGEPLQFVDISMPVMDRNGQVKGVLAAHLSWEWSREVERTILEPQQQHTQGMELFIVSKNDNTILLGPDDMVGQQLDIQSIQNVQNGENSWKIEEWPDGQTYLTGYAYGDGYLNYEGLGWSVLSGSPKPQPLLVLTS, encoded by the coding sequence ATGTTCAAACTTCGTACTGTTCTTGTCTTTGCATTCACTGTAATCGTTATCATGCTCACACTCATAATGGGGTCCATTCTCAGTCATCGTGCCGAGAACAGCCTCCAGAAGGAGATTGGTCAATCCCTTGCCAACATCGCCTATCAGATGTCAGATAAGCTGGACAATTTTATGTGGTCAAGGCAGGGAGAAGTTGAAATGCTGGCCGCTACATATACACTGGCCCAGAATAACGAGATCTCCGAAATTCAAAAATTAATGGGCCAGCTTCAAACGAGCTTTCCTTCTTTCTCATGGATAGGTTATATGAATGTGAACGGAGATGTGATGGCGGCGACGGATGGAATTCTGGTCGGGTCCAATATTTCTGAACGTCCTGTCTTCAAGGAAGGAATCAAAGGGAAATTCATTGGTGATGTTCACGATGCTGTTCTGCTGGCCAAGCTTCTGCCCAATCCTAGCGGAGAGCCGCTGCAGTTTGTCGATATTAGTATGCCGGTAATGGACCGTAACGGTCAGGTAAAAGGAGTGCTCGCCGCTCACCTCAGCTGGGAATGGTCTAGAGAGGTAGAGCGCACGATATTAGAGCCTCAGCAGCAGCATACGCAGGGTATGGAGCTGTTCATAGTGAGTAAGAACGATAACACGATTCTGTTAGGGCCCGATGATATGGTGGGTCAACAACTAGACATTCAATCCATCCAAAATGTGCAAAACGGTGAAAATTCATGGAAAATTGAAGAATGGCCCGATGGACAAACATATCTAACCGGCTATGCCTATGGAGATGGATATTTGAATTATGAGGGTCTCGGCTGGTCCGTACTTTCAGGCAGCCCGAAGCCACAGCCTTTATTGGTCTTAACGAGCTGA
- a CDS encoding ATP-binding protein, whose translation MKSLKIPKRLTTALVNSLTAGVVPRVGLEHIAVGRKPEVESILRDMDNIAEGGAAFRLITGRYGSGKSFLLQMIRNYAMDRDFVVADADLSPERRLVGTKGQGLATYRELMTHLSTKTRPDGGALEAILQKWIAAIQQDLMLESGLKPDDPAITQKVEVQIYAVANEMQNLVHGFDFAKVLAAYWNGYKLGDDDLKGASLRWLRGEYTTKTEARKELGVSVIIDDDNWYDYMKLWSEFIARIGYKGLLLFIDEGVNLYKITNSISRHSNYEKLLTMFNDTMQGKAEHLGIYMGGTPQFVEDERRGLFSYEALRSRLIDGRYGGGLLKTYTSPILKLEMLSNEEILILLQKLREIHAMHFQYEAQLSNEQLIAFMQAAVGRLGAEQLLTTREVIRDFMDLLHTMHQHPETTFEELLSDREQESEHRNGSGSVSVSSKEERASDDLDDFLAEFDL comes from the coding sequence ATGAAATCATTGAAAATTCCAAAACGTCTGACGACGGCGCTTGTAAACTCGTTAACTGCAGGCGTAGTCCCCAGAGTCGGACTTGAACATATTGCTGTTGGACGCAAACCTGAGGTCGAATCGATCTTAAGAGATATGGACAATATCGCCGAAGGCGGCGCTGCCTTCCGTTTAATTACAGGTAGATACGGAAGCGGCAAGAGCTTCTTGCTCCAAATGATCCGTAATTATGCGATGGACCGAGATTTTGTCGTCGCAGACGCGGATCTGTCCCCGGAGCGTCGTCTGGTCGGTACAAAAGGACAGGGACTGGCCACTTACCGGGAACTAATGACCCATCTATCCACCAAGACCCGTCCTGATGGCGGCGCACTAGAGGCCATATTGCAGAAATGGATCGCTGCGATTCAGCAGGATCTGATGCTAGAGTCCGGACTTAAGCCGGATGATCCCGCGATCACCCAGAAGGTTGAGGTCCAGATCTATGCTGTTGCAAATGAAATGCAGAACCTGGTACATGGATTTGATTTTGCCAAGGTGCTCGCAGCTTATTGGAACGGTTACAAGCTGGGGGATGATGATCTCAAGGGTGCATCCCTTCGCTGGCTCCGCGGGGAGTATACGACCAAGACGGAAGCTCGCAAGGAGCTCGGCGTCTCTGTCATTATAGATGATGACAATTGGTATGATTATATGAAGCTGTGGAGCGAGTTTATTGCCAGGATTGGTTACAAGGGTCTGCTGTTATTCATAGATGAAGGTGTAAACTTGTACAAAATTACGAACAGTATATCCCGGCACAGCAACTACGAGAAGCTGCTGACGATGTTTAACGATACGATGCAGGGCAAAGCAGAGCATTTAGGTATATACATGGGAGGCACGCCACAGTTTGTTGAGGATGAGCGAAGAGGGCTGTTCAGCTATGAAGCACTGCGATCTCGTCTAATCGACGGTCGTTATGGCGGAGGCCTGTTAAAGACGTACACTTCTCCCATTCTTAAGCTTGAAATGCTGTCGAATGAGGAGATACTCATTCTGCTGCAAAAATTGCGTGAGATTCACGCGATGCATTTCCAATATGAAGCTCAGCTGTCCAATGAGCAGCTGATAGCCTTCATGCAGGCCGCAGTGGGCAGACTGGGAGCAGAACAGCTTCTGACGACACGTGAAGTGATCCGTGATTTCATGGACCTGCTTCATACGATGCATCAGCATCCAGAAACGACCTTTGAAGAGCTGCTGTCTGACCGTGAACAGGAGAGTGAACATCGTAACGGGTCTGGGTCCGTATCCGTGTCATCTAAGGAAGAACGCGCTTCAGATGATCTGGATGACTTTCTCGCGGAGTTTGACCTATGA
- a CDS encoding glucose 1-dehydrogenase — translation MNKRFDSKVVLITGAGSGLGQAAALEIAKEGAKLSLVDLNQTALEETKKLILEAAPEAEILLLTADVSDEQAVQKYVDDTVQQFGRIDGFYNNAGIEGTQAPTAEYNSKVFDKVIDINLKGVFYGMKYVLPVMKEQQSGAIVNVASVGGIRGVLNQAAYVASKHAVAGMTKNAAIEYGQYNLSINAIAPGAIMTAMVVGSLKQIGGEDGWEEAGKQFVSVNPKKRFGKPEEVGRLVAFLLSGESEFINGVVIPIDGGQSNQY, via the coding sequence ATGAATAAACGTTTTGATTCAAAAGTTGTATTGATTACTGGAGCAGGCTCCGGATTAGGACAAGCGGCAGCCCTTGAAATCGCTAAAGAAGGCGCCAAGCTGTCACTGGTTGACCTCAATCAAACCGCACTTGAAGAAACGAAAAAATTGATTCTTGAAGCAGCACCTGAAGCAGAAATCCTTCTTCTCACTGCCGATGTATCTGATGAGCAAGCGGTCCAGAAATATGTAGATGATACGGTACAACAATTCGGCCGCATCGATGGTTTCTACAACAATGCTGGAATCGAGGGTACTCAGGCTCCTACAGCAGAATACAACAGCAAAGTGTTTGACAAAGTCATCGACATCAACCTTAAAGGTGTCTTCTATGGTATGAAATATGTACTTCCTGTAATGAAAGAGCAGCAATCCGGTGCCATCGTGAACGTAGCATCTGTCGGCGGAATCCGCGGAGTTCTAAATCAGGCAGCATATGTTGCGAGTAAACATGCCGTGGCCGGTATGACAAAAAACGCAGCAATCGAATATGGTCAGTACAACTTAAGCATCAATGCCATTGCACCAGGTGCCATAATGACAGCAATGGTCGTTGGTTCCCTGAAACAAATCGGCGGAGAAGACGGTTGGGAAGAAGCCGGCAAACAATTCGTCAGCGTCAATCCGAAAAAACGCTTCGGTAAACCAGAAGAAGTAGGCCGTCTCGTCGCGTTCCTGCTGTCCGGAGAATCCGAATTTATTAACGGTGTCGTGATTCCTATTGACGGTGGACAGTCGAACCAATACTAA
- a CDS encoding FG-GAP-like repeat-containing protein, protein MILQQSDPVCLASVDASAAGPNCKMLFGDLNNDGRLELVMIQPDNRKDVRYIPHQVQCITVFDLEGRMLWQRGTSDRDAGTQGSDYPAQVYDLDGDGQLEVLCVMNDQFHIIDGTTGESKQVYDLPSPEAHDCIIIANLSGKDRPTDLLLKDRYHQIWALNSEFELLWTHQGNPGHFPWVYDIDGDGKDEVMAGYDLLDSTGNVLWSCQDLSDHADCIWVGDVNGDGEMEIVIGGSVTVMMDKHGTEVWRYEDSIESQHIALGRFRDDLPGLQIAGLDRIIRGDGKSSLKGKDGMFMLDANGQEIWKEHRQTDGWLTIIDTISGWDESGMDYILAYRRGGGIFPTLYDGDMNVVTAFPVDGYVGHADFLGNGREQIAIHDGDTIHIYSSHADSIAVMPGAKPLVQTKRLYSSTIYMGGEVIKS, encoded by the coding sequence ATGATACTTCAGCAATCCGATCCAGTTTGTCTTGCATCTGTTGATGCGAGTGCAGCTGGCCCTAACTGTAAGATGTTATTCGGGGATCTCAATAACGATGGAAGATTAGAACTGGTCATGATTCAGCCGGATAACCGCAAGGATGTAAGGTATATCCCTCATCAGGTGCAGTGTATCACGGTATTTGATCTGGAGGGACGGATGCTCTGGCAAAGAGGAACTTCGGATAGGGATGCAGGCACACAAGGATCGGATTATCCTGCACAAGTGTATGATCTGGACGGTGATGGACAGCTGGAAGTCCTGTGCGTGATGAATGACCAGTTCCATATCATTGACGGGACCACAGGGGAGAGTAAACAGGTCTATGACCTTCCATCTCCGGAAGCGCATGACTGTATTATTATCGCGAATTTGTCGGGAAAGGATCGTCCTACAGATCTATTGCTTAAAGATCGTTATCATCAGATATGGGCATTAAATTCTGAGTTTGAACTGCTGTGGACGCATCAAGGAAATCCCGGGCACTTCCCGTGGGTTTACGATATCGATGGTGATGGTAAAGACGAAGTCATGGCAGGGTATGATCTGCTGGATTCAACTGGAAACGTACTATGGAGCTGTCAGGACTTGTCTGATCATGCAGACTGTATATGGGTAGGGGATGTAAACGGTGACGGAGAAATGGAGATTGTCATTGGCGGCAGTGTAACGGTCATGATGGATAAGCATGGAACTGAAGTATGGAGATATGAGGACTCCATTGAATCCCAGCATATTGCGCTTGGACGATTCCGAGACGATCTGCCGGGGCTCCAAATTGCAGGACTGGACCGGATCATTCGCGGAGATGGAAAATCAAGCCTTAAAGGCAAGGATGGAATGTTCATGCTGGATGCAAACGGTCAAGAAATATGGAAGGAGCATCGTCAAACAGACGGCTGGCTCACCATTATAGATACCATCAGCGGCTGGGATGAGAGCGGGATGGATTACATACTAGCTTATAGACGTGGAGGGGGTATATTTCCTACGCTCTATGACGGTGATATGAATGTGGTTACAGCCTTTCCGGTAGATGGTTATGTAGGGCATGCTGATTTTCTAGGTAACGGCCGGGAGCAAATTGCAATTCATGATGGGGATACGATTCACATCTATTCTTCGCATGCAGATTCTATCGCAGTTATGCCGGGAGCGAAGCCTTTAGTTCAAACGAAGCGACTATACAGCTCTACCATTTATATGGGCGGAGAAGTTATCAAATCTTAA
- a CDS encoding beta strand repeat-containing protein produces MANYSTGPIENNAVNGVRLTQQITISIENRDTVNSGIVTVQGYVLDTARTLYVLDSLSIGPNGVINRTYFANLDGFEFEFLTSGLAEDSIELSVWGKDGAGNLAAAHRIVSAELLGANSGGIGATGATGPTGTTGVTGSTGATGLTGETGATGMTGPEGPPGGSTGATGSTGATGATGEAGAVGATGSTGTTGPAGATGEAGAVGATGPTGEAGAVGATGPTGATGEAGAVGVTGPTGATGEAGALGATGPTGATGETGAVGATGPAGATGDAGAVGATGSTGATGEAGALGATGPTGATGDAGAVGATGPTGATGGVGAVGATGPTGATGEAGAVGATGPTGATGDAGAVGATGSTGATGEAGAFGATGPTGATGDAGAVGATGPTGATGEAGAVGATGPTGATGEVGAVGTTGPTGATGDAGAVGVTGPTGATGEAGAVGTTGPTGATGEAGAVGATGPTGATGEAGAVGATGSTGATGEAGAVGVTGSTGATGVTGLTGATGPTGATGEAGAVGATGPTGATGEAGAVGATGPTGATGGVGAVGATGPTGATGGVGAVGATGPTGATGDAGAVGATGSTGATGETGAVGATGSTGATGEAGAVGATGPTGATGEAGAVGVTGSTGATGVTGLTGATGPTGATGEAGAVGATGPTGATGEAGAVGATGPTGATGGVGAVGATGPTGATGDAGAVGATGSTGATGETGAVGATGSTGATGEAGAVGATGPTGATGEVGAVGATGPTGATGEAGAVGATGSTGATGDAGAVGATGPTGATGDAGAVGATGPTGATAASPVLAFANVPAAIAMPAATEITLATVTQDTTAGLPLKLDYTLSAEVDTTADWSVQMEFRLYRDATLINSQIIIRSGSTAGIQRFIIANTYVDTAPATATNTYTVRGFLTASTNVTSVSANNTNFNAISFPT; encoded by the coding sequence ATGGCTAATTACTCAACTGGACCTATTGAGAATAATGCGGTAAATGGAGTCAGACTTACACAGCAAATTACAATATCTATTGAAAATCGGGATACCGTCAATAGTGGAATTGTAACGGTTCAGGGATATGTGTTGGATACGGCTCGAACTTTGTATGTGCTCGATTCGTTAAGCATTGGACCAAATGGTGTGATTAACAGAACCTATTTCGCCAATCTGGATGGATTTGAGTTTGAATTTCTTACAAGCGGTCTTGCAGAGGATTCAATTGAGTTATCTGTATGGGGTAAGGACGGCGCAGGAAATCTGGCAGCAGCCCATCGGATTGTTTCAGCTGAGCTTCTTGGAGCAAACTCCGGTGGGATCGGCGCTACAGGGGCAACAGGTCCGACCGGAACAACCGGTGTAACGGGAAGTACGGGGGCGACCGGATTAACTGGTGAGACCGGTGCGACAGGAATGACTGGGCCAGAAGGGCCGCCAGGTGGTTCAACTGGTGCAACCGGATCAACAGGTGCGACAGGAGCGACAGGAGAAGCGGGAGCAGTCGGTGCAACTGGCTCGACGGGAACAACGGGTCCGGCAGGAGCAACAGGTGAGGCCGGAGCAGTAGGTGCAACGGGTCCGACAGGTGAGGCCGGAGCAGTAGGTGCAACGGGTCCGACAGGTGCGACAGGAGAAGCCGGAGCAGTGGGTGTAACCGGTCCGACAGGTGCGACAGGTGAAGCTGGAGCATTAGGCGCAACCGGACCGACAGGAGCAACGGGAGAAACCGGAGCAGTCGGTGCAACGGGTCCGGCAGGAGCAACCGGTGACGCCGGAGCAGTTGGGGCAACTGGTTCGACAGGTGCGACAGGTGAAGCTGGAGCATTAGGCGCAACCGGACCGACAGGAGCAACCGGTGACGCAGGGGCAGTCGGTGCAACCGGCCCGACGGGAGCAACAGGTGGAGTTGGGGCAGTCGGTGCAACGGGTCCGACAGGTGCGACAGGAGAAGCGGGAGCAGTCGGTGCAACCGGTCCAACGGGTGCGACGGGTGATGCCGGGGCAGTCGGTGCAACTGGTTCGACAGGAGCAACGGGCGAAGCAGGCGCATTCGGTGCAACCGGACCAACGGGAGCAACCGGTGACGCTGGAGCAGTGGGTGCAACCGGCCCAACGGGGGCTACGGGAGAAGCAGGGGCAGTCGGTGCAACGGGTCCGACGGGAGCAACAGGTGAAGTTGGAGCAGTGGGCACAACCGGCCCGACAGGAGCAACCGGTGACGCAGGAGCAGTTGGCGTAACCGGTCCGACAGGTGCGACAGGAGAAGCAGGGGCAGTTGGCACAACCGGCCCGACGGGAGCAACCGGTGAGGCCGGAGCAGTCGGTGCAACGGGTCCGACAGGAGCTACCGGCGAAGCCGGAGCAGTCGGTGCAACTGGCTCAACGGGAGCAACGGGAGAAGCAGGAGCGGTAGGTGTAACTGGCTCGACAGGAGCAACAGGCGTAACGGGGCTAACAGGTGCAACGGGGCCGACGGGAGCAACAGGAGAAGCAGGGGCAGTCGGTGCAACGGGCCCGACAGGTGCGACCGGAGAAGCGGGAGCAGTCGGTGCAACCGGCCCGACGGGAGCAACAGGTGGAGTTGGGGCAGTCGGTGCAACCGGCCCGACGGGAGCAACAGGTGGAGTTGGGGCAGTCGGTGCAACCGGTCCAACGGGTGCGACAGGTGATGCCGGGGCAGTCGGTGCAACTGGTTCGACAGGAGCAACGGGCGAAACCGGGGCAGTCGGTGCGACCGGCTCAACGGGAGCAACGGGAGAAGCCGGAGCAGTCGGTGCAACCGGCCCAACGGGAGCAACGGGAGAAGCAGGAGCGGTAGGTGTAACTGGCTCGACAGGAGCAACAGGCGTAACGGGGCTAACAGGTGCAACGGGGCCGACGGGAGCAACAGGAGAAGCAGGGGCAGTCGGTGCAACGGGCCCGACAGGTGCGACCGGAGAAGCGGGAGCAGTCGGTGCAACCGGCCCGACGGGAGCAACAGGTGGAGTTGGGGCAGTCGGTGCAACCGGTCCAACGGGTGCGACGGGTGATGCCGGGGCAGTCGGTGCAACTGGTTCGACAGGAGCAACGGGCGAAACCGGGGCAGTCGGTGCGACCGGCTCAACGGGAGCAACGGGAGAAGCCGGAGCAGTCGGTGCAACGGGTCCGACAGGAGCGACAGGAGAAGTCGGAGCAGTCGGTGCAACTGGCCCTACAGGAGCAACGGGAGAAGCAGGAGCAGTTGGAGCCACGGGCTCAACAGGAGCAACCGGTGACGCAGGGGCAGTCGGTGCAACTGGCCCGACAGGAGCAACCGGTGATGCAGGAGCAGTAGGGGCGACAGGTCCGACAGGTGCAACTGCCGCATCGCCTGTGCTGGCTTTTGCAAATGTTCCCGCAGCCATAGCTATGCCTGCAGCGACGGAGATTACGCTTGCGACAGTAACACAGGATACTACAGCAGGCCTCCCGCTTAAGTTAGATTACACACTCTCTGCAGAAGTCGATACGACAGCAGATTGGTCGGTTCAGATGGAATTTAGATTGTACCGGGATGCAACCTTGATCAATTCACAGATCATCATTAGAAGCGGTAGTACCGCAGGTATTCAGCGGTTTATCATTGCGAATACCTATGTAGATACAGCTCCTGCAACGGCGACAAACACGTATACTGTCAGAGGATTTTTGACGGCAAGCACGAATGTGACCTCTGTATCCGCAAATAATACCAACTTCAACGCGATTTCTTTCCCAACATGA